The sequence GATTCACGCGCGAAGACTGGTCGAAAAAAGGCGTTGTCGAGACGATCGAGAAATCGCTCAAACTGATGCAGACCGATCATCTGGATGTCGCCCAACTTCACAGCTGTTCGGCCGAGATCTTGCGGCAGGCCGATTGCATCGAAGGGTTGATCAGGGCCCAAGAGCGCGGATTGACGCGTTTTGTCGGCTATTCCGGCGACAACGAAGACGCGCAGTTCGCACTCGGACTCGACTTTTTCGACACGCTTCAAACTTCCGTTTCGATCGCCGATCAGTCTCCGATCGACGGCAACGTCGCGGTTGCGTTAGAGAAGAATGTCGGCGTGATCGCGAAACGACCGGTCGCGAATGTCGCTTGGCGATTCGATTCGGAGCCGGAGGAGGCCTACTATCGCGACTATTGGGAGCGGCTGGGAAAGCTTCAGTATCCTTTTTTGAAGCGAACACTCGAAGAATCGGTTTCGCTTGCACTGCGTTTCACGCTGACGATCGGGGGCGTCGCGACCGCGATTGTCGGAACGAAAAGCGAACGGAACCTGCGCGCGAATGTCAAAAACATCGCCGCCGGAAATTTGACGGGAAACGAATTCGAATCGATCCGCGATCGCTGGCGCGAAGCCGCGGACGAATCGTGGATCGGAAAGACGTAGTTTGGAAGTCCGAACCAAACACAAAATTATGAAAGCAATCAGAGTTCACGAATTGGGCGGAGCGGAAAAGTTGACGCTCGAGGAAATTGATAAACCGGTTCCGGCGGCGGACGAGGTTTTGATCAAGGTCGCAGCGGCCGGTGTCAACTACGCCGACACGATGATGCGGAGCGGGAATTATCTGACAAAACCGCAACTGCCGTTTACTCTCGGCTATGAAGCGGCCGGCACGATCGAATCGGTCGGTTCCGGGGTCGCGAATCTCAGCGTCGGTCAGCGCGTGCTCGCAACGCCAGGCAGCGGCGGATATGCCGAGTTCGCGACCGCCAAGGCGAACACCGTGATCCCAATTCCCGACGAACTCGGCTATGGGGAATCGACCGCACTGCTCGTCCAGGGTTTGACCGCGCTCGGTTTGCTCAGCGGCACGAAATCCGGTGAGACGATATTGATTCACGCCGCCGCCGGCGGTGTCGGCAGTTTGCTTGTGCAACTCGCCAAATTCAAGGGATTAAGGGTTTTGGCGACCGCGTCGAGCACCGAAAAACTCGAAAAAGTCGCCGCGCTCGGCGCTGACGTGCTGATCAATTACACCGAGACCGACTGGCCCGAACAGGTTCTCGAAGCGACCGAAGGGCGCGGCGTCAACTGGCTGATCGAGATGGTTGGCGGCGATATTGTCGCTCAGAATCTCAAGGTGCTCGCAAAACACGGAACGATGTGGGTTTACGGCGCGGCGAGCGGGCAGGATTTCAAGGTCTCGGTCCTCAGTCTGATGCAGAAGAACCACAAGATTCAGGGTTACTGGCTGATGAACGAACCGATTGCGAACCGTATCGCTTTCACCCGGGAACTGCTAGAACACATCGCCGCCGGTCGCTTGAAGATCGAGGTCACGGAGTTTCCGCTCGAAAAAGCCCGCGAGGCTCACGAGGCGATCGAAGCGCGAAAAACAACCGGAAAGGTCGTGCTGACCGTGAGTTAGATCAATCTTCAATTATCAACTGTACTGT is a genomic window of Acidobacteriota bacterium containing:
- a CDS encoding aldo/keto reductase, yielding MQKRILGKTGLEVSVLGFGGWEIRSSGSPDSEAAAVLNAALDSGINLIDTAAAYFRSEELIGKAISNRRSEFVLTSKCGALDGFTREDWSKKGVVETIEKSLKLMQTDHLDVAQLHSCSAEILRQADCIEGLIRAQERGLTRFVGYSGDNEDAQFALGLDFFDTLQTSVSIADQSPIDGNVAVALEKNVGVIAKRPVANVAWRFDSEPEEAYYRDYWERLGKLQYPFLKRTLEESVSLALRFTLTIGGVATAIVGTKSERNLRANVKNIAAGNLTGNEFESIRDRWREAADESWIGKT
- a CDS encoding quinone oxidoreductase, whose protein sequence is MKAIRVHELGGAEKLTLEEIDKPVPAADEVLIKVAAAGVNYADTMMRSGNYLTKPQLPFTLGYEAAGTIESVGSGVANLSVGQRVLATPGSGGYAEFATAKANTVIPIPDELGYGESTALLVQGLTALGLLSGTKSGETILIHAAAGGVGSLLVQLAKFKGLRVLATASSTEKLEKVAALGADVLINYTETDWPEQVLEATEGRGVNWLIEMVGGDIVAQNLKVLAKHGTMWVYGAASGQDFKVSVLSLMQKNHKIQGYWLMNEPIANRIAFTRELLEHIAAGRLKIEVTEFPLEKAREAHEAIEARKTTGKVVLTVS